A single Meles meles chromosome 20, mMelMel3.1 paternal haplotype, whole genome shotgun sequence DNA region contains:
- the ZNF333 gene encoding zinc finger protein 333 isoform X3 gives MQMGLKAAVQIQRVAMPVPALGVPELGMAGDSDVALLAQDPTWLQKESTEEEAGVPGVLITCLQEPVTFADVAVLFTPEEWMFLDSAQRSLYRDVMLENYRNLASVGAGDQLGKPNMLSPSEPGEELWASERRTFPGTRPEPQRHPQDSVSHPDILAEIPSTGMKREQPQTGEKLYNYSEFGEPFHGIKPLFQYQRIHAGGDPCECHEGGKSFFQPAHLIMPDKIRRGDKTFVCNKCEKSFRYSSDLIRHEKTHTAEKCFECQECRQAFKYSSNLRRHLRTHTGEKPFECAQCGKTFTRNFNLILHQRNHTGEKPYECKDCGKAFNQPSSLRSHVRTHTGEKPFGCSHCGKAFREHSSLKTHLRTHTREKPYACNQCGKPFRTSTHLNVHKRIHTGEKLYECATCGQVLSRLSTLKSHMRTHTGEKPYVCQECGRAFSEPSSLRKHARTHTGKKPYACQECGRAFGQSSHLIVHVRTHTAGRPYECSQCEKAFRHSSSLTVHKRIHAGRENVRNGGLPLSVSHPYSGPLAE, from the exons ATGTAGCTCTGCTTGCCCAGGACCCCACCTGGCTCCAGAAGGAGagcacagaggaggaagctggggtGCCGGGGGTACTGATCACCTGTCTGCAG GAACCCGTCACCTTTGCTGATGTGGCTGTGTTGTTCACCCCAGAGGAGTGGATGTTTCTAGACTCTGCCCAGAGAAGCCTGTACAGAgatgtgatgctggagaactATAGGAACTTGGCCTCCGTGG gagcaggagatcagctaggcAAACCCAATATGCTCTCCCCTTCGGAGCCAGGAGAAGAGCTGTGGGCCTCTGAGAGAAGAACCTTCCCAGGAACCCGTCcag AACCTCAGCGTCACCCCCAAGATTCAGTTTCTCATCCAGATATTTTGGCAGAGATTCCATCCACTGGCATGAAAAGG GAGCAACCTCAGACTGGAGAAAAACTCTATAATTACAGTGAATTTGGGGAACCCTTTCACGGCATCAAACCGCTTTTTCAATACCAGAGAATTCATGCTGGAGGTGACCCCTGTGAATGCCACGAGGGTGGAAAATCCTTCTTCCAGCCCGCTCACTTAATCATGCCAGACAAAATCCGTCGTGGGGACAAAACCTTCGTGTGTAACAAATGCGAGAAATCCTTCAGATACAGCTCGGACCTGATCAGGCACGAGAAGACTCACACGGCGGAGAAGTGCTTTGAATGTCAGGAGTGTCGGCAAGCCTTCAAGTATTCCTCAAATCTGCGGCGCCACCTGAGGactcacactggagagaagccTTTCGAATGTGctcagtgtgggaaaaccttcaCTAGGAACTTTAACCTAATTCTGCACCAGCGAAACCACACGGGCGAGAAGCCCTACGAATGTAAGGACTGTGGGAAAGCGTTTAATCAGCCATCCTCTCTGAGGAGCCACGTGAGGACTCATACAGGAGAGAAGCCCTTTGGGTGCAGTCACTGcgggaaagccttcagggagcaCTCGTCGCTGAAGACACACCTGCGCACTCACACCAGGGAGAAGCCGTATGCGTGTAACCAGTGTGGGAAGCCCTTCCGGACGAGCACTCATCTGAACGTCCACAAGAGGATACACACTGGGGAGAAACTGTATGAGTGCGCTACTTGTGGGCAGGTCTTGAGTCGCCTCTCAACGCTCAAGAGTCACATGCGAACTCACACGGGAGAGAAGCCCTATGTGTGTCAGGAATGTGGGCGAGCCTTCAGTGAACCTTCATCCCTCAGGAAACATGCAAGGACACACACTGGCAAGAAGCCCTATGCCTGTCAGGAATGTGGGCGAGCCTTTGGTCAGTCTTCACACCTTATTGTGCACGTGAGAACTCACACTGCAGGGAGACCCTACGAATGCAGTCAGTGTGAGAAAGCCTTCAGGCACAGCTCTTCACTTACTGTGCATAAAAGAATTCATGCCGGGAGAGAGAACGTTAGGAATGGTGGCCTGCCTTTATCAGTGTCCCATCCGTATAGTGGGCCCCTTGCTGAGTGA